From the Polaribacter huanghezhanensis genome, the window CTTATCAAACGTAAAACAAGAAGCAGAAGATCAAGTAAAAAGATTGAGAAATCATGCATCAATTGCTTTGTGGGCAGGAAACAATGAAAATGCAGAAGGTTGGAATCGTTGGGGTTGGCAAGATGGAAGAACTGAAAAAGAAAAAAAGGAAATTTGGTCTGATTATTTAGCTGTTTTTGATTCGATTTTACCAAAAACTGTCGCGAAATTTAGTGAAACAAATTATTGGGAAAGTTCGCCAAAATTTGGAAGAGGAAATACGAAATACGAATTTGAAGGCGATGTACACGATTGGTGGGTTTGGCACGATGCAAGACCGTTTGAACATTTTCAAAAACAAATTCCGAGGTTTATGAGTGAGTTTGGTTTTCAATCTTTTCCTTCTTATGAAGCGATTAATTACATCAACCAAAAAGAAGAAGTTGATTTAAAAACTGACGGCATCAAATCACATCAAAAACACAGTAGAGGTTTTCAATTGATTGATGAATATATGTTACGTGATTATAATATTCCGACTTCGGATGAAGATTATGTTTATATAAGTCAGTTGTTACAAGCCAAAGGAATTGTCATGGGAATTGAAGCGCACCGAAGAGCAAAACCGTACAATATGGGAACGTTGTTTTGGCAATTAAACGATTGTTGGCCAGCAATTTCTTGGTCGAGCATTGACTATTTTGGAAACTGGAAAGCTTTGCAATACAAAGCAAAAAAGTCTTTTGAAAACGTATTAATTTCTTACGAAGAAAATAAACAGAACATATTAACGTATGTTATAAATGATACTTTTGAAGAATTAAATGGAGAGCTGAAAATGAAAATGATCGATTTTAAAGGCAATGAAATTTGGTCAAATTCTGAAGATATTTCAGTTAAGGAAAATGTAAGTCAGAAAGTAGCTACGGTTCCAAATGGAGGTATTGATAGAAAAAATCAAGTTTTAATTTCAGAGTTTAACGGTAAAAAATCATTGTATTTTTTTAGCAAACCAAAAGAATTGAATTTACCAAAAGGAGAAATTCAGAAAGAAATTACAAAAACTAAAACCGGATTTTCAATCATAATAAAAAGTGCTGTTTTACAAAAAGAGGTGTTTTTATTTACAAAAAATAAAGGTCATTTTTCAGATAATTTCTTTGATGTATTACCAAATGAAGCCATTACAATTGAGTTTGCAACAGAAGCAGCATCTTTGGATGATTTACAGATTAAGAGTTTGAATTCTATTTATTAATCTTTATTCAAAACGAAATGTCATTCCTGTGAATCTGCCTGTCGGCAGACAGGAACAGGAATCTACATGAAGTTTGTTTGGATTCCTGCCTGCGCAGGAATGACAAACCGTTACTTTTTCTTTAAAAACTTCGATTCTAAAAACCCCAAACCATACCCTAAATGTTGTGTAAAGGAAGTACTGATGCTTAAAAAAGCAACCACCAAGTTTTTATTTTGAAATAGAGAATCTAAGAAAAGTATAGCAAAATAAAATCCATAAAACGCGATGAATTGCCAATAGCCAAAAAATGCAGCAATTACACTGACATCAAATCCAATAATAAATAATGAAGGAAACCAATACGTCAATTTTGCAGTTTCTGGATAACGTTTGTTTAAATGTGGTCTTGCAGTTCCAAAAGCAAACGTTTGCTTAAAAAATTGTTGAATGGTGCTTCTTCGTTTGTGATAGACAAATGCTTTTTCTATCAATTGAGTTTCAAATCCATTTTCCCATAAACGAAAGGTCAAATCGATATCTTCTCCAACTTTTAAATCTGCAAAACCTTTGGTCTTATTAAATGCTATCTGCGACAGCCCGAGATTAAAACTTCTTGGTTGAAATTTCCCAACAGCTTTTTTCTTACCTCGAATTCCGCCTGTTGTTAACACAGCAGTCATTGAATAATTAATCGCTTTTTGCAAAGAAGTAAAACTTTGATGCGCAGCATCTGGACCACCAAAAGCATCTGTAAAATTTAGTTCTAATGCTTTTTTAACTTCTGCTAGGTATTGTTTCGGAACGATGACATCAGAATCTAAAATGATAAAATAGTTTCCGTTTGCGTGTTGCATTCCGAAATTACGACTTGCTCCTGCTCCACTATTTTCTTTGAAGAAATATTTTAAATTGAGTTTCGATGTATATTTCTCTACAATTGTTTCACTTTTCACCGTTGAACCATCTTCTACAATCAACACTTCAAAATCATCAGAAAAATCTTGTTGTGTAAGACTCTCCAATAATTCGTCGATTTCATTCGGACGATTGTACACAGGAATTATGATGGAGAGGTTCAGGTTCAAAGTTTCTAAGTTAAGTAGTTTTAAAACGATATTGTAAATGTACAGAAATTTAAAAAGCTGTAGTTAGTGGTTAACGAAATTTAAAAATAATTCTGAAATTTTTCTGCCCTTTTGACTTTACAACTTTACAACTAACTTTAATTAATTCAACAATTCTTTTGCGTGTGTAATTGCAGAATCTGAAATCTCTTTTCCGCTTAACATTTCTGCAATTTCCACAATGCGCTCGTCTTCCGACAATTGCTTTAAATTGGTCGTTGTTACACCAGCAACATCTTCTTTAAACACTTTGTAATGTTGATTTCCTTTTGCTGCAATTTGTGGCAAATGCGTAATGGTAATTACTTGCATTTGGGTTGACATTTGCTGCATGATTTTTGCAATTTTATTCGAAATTTCCCCAGAAACTCCGGTATCAATTTCATCAAAAATAATGGTTGGTAATTGTGTGTTTTCTGATAATATTTTTTTGATTGCCAACATAATTCGAGACAATTCTCCTCCAGACGCCACTTTTTTAAGTTCTCCAAAACTACCGCCTTTATTGGCAGAAAACAAAAAGCTTAGTTTGTCTTTTCCGTTTGACAAAAAAGAATCTGATGTAGATACCTCAATTGAAAAACGCGCTTCTGGCATGCCGAGTTCTGACAATAAATATTCTAGTTCTTTCTTTAAATTCGGGATTATTTTTTTTCTAGCTGATGAAATTAGCATTGCTACTTCGTCTAATTTCGTAGAAACTTCTTGAATTTCTTTTTGCTTTTTATGGATGATTCCTTCTGCGTTCTCTACTTGATCTACTTTTACGGACAAAGCTTCTTGAATTCCTATCAACTCTGGAATCGTATTTACATAATGTTTCTTCTGTAGATTATAAATCAACTGCAATCTGTCATTTAGTTTTTCTAATTCATTCGGATTAGAATCAATCAATTCAGTAGCATCTTCAAGTTCTGCAACAATATCGTCTAATTCAATTTTTACACTGGTAATTCTGTTGGAGATTTCTTCGTATTCTTTAGAAAATGGTGCAATTTTTAGCAATCTATTTTCCAACGTATTTAGTAAGGTCTGAATTCCGATTTCATCCGCAGAAGCAATATGAACCGCTTCCGACAAATTCAATTGAATCTCCTCAACATTGTTTAACTTCTCTAATTTTTCTTCTAATTCTAACTGTTCATCAACTATTAAATTAGCATCATTTAACTCGTTAAGTAAATGTAAATTATAATCGTATTGTTGATTTGCTTCGCGTTGTTGTGTTTCTAATTTTAATAATTCTTTTTGATACACTTTTAATTGCTGTAATCCACGTTGGTAAGAAGCTAATTTTTGTGTGTTCTTCGCCAAAGCATCCAACATATGAAACTGAAAATCAGTATCAGACAATTCTAAGGTTTGATGTTGAGAATGCACATCAATCAATTTTGATTTTAATTCATTTAAAACTGATAAATTTACTGGCGTATCGTTTACAAAAGCACGCGATTTCCCTGAAGGTAAAATTTCTCGTCTAATGATTGTTTGTGCTTCGTAATCTAAATCGACTGAATTAAAAAAGTCTTCTAGATTGTAATTAGAAATTGCCAAATGTGCTTCTACCACACATTTTTTAGAAGTATCTTTTAAGATAGTTGTATCTGCTCTATTTCCCAAAACCAACCCTAAGGCACCTAATAAAATAGATTTTCCTGCGCCAGTTTCTCCAGTAATAATAGACAAACCATCAGTAAAATCAATTGACAACTGATTGATTAAAGCATAATTCTGTATGGAAAGTGATGTTAACAAATTCAACTAATTTTAAGTTTTAAAATTAGTCAATTTTCAGCAGTTATAATTAGTAAACAACGAGATTTTATTCTCTTTTATTCTTTCTAGTAATTGAATTATAAAGTTAACTATATAGTTTCTAGTAAACATTCTATAATTATGAGAATTTAAAACCTATACTCCATTTTTAAAAGTAAATATCTTGGCAGTAACTTATATTCTGTTGTTGAACTTCCAATATCGCTGATTGAAAAATTTCTGAATCTTTCTGTATTGAATAGGTTTTTACCAGTAATTCCTAGAGTTAGTTTACTCTCAATGAGTTTATAACGTACTTCAAAGTCTAAAAAATAATAAGTGTTATTGGTTTGTAAATTCCCAAAGTAGTAACGTTCCGATTGTAATTGTACATCAAACATTTTATTAAAAATAAATGACAAGTCTAAAAAACTCACATTATTTATAAATGAGGTATTTATGGTAGTTTCAATCTCGTTAGTTGTCCATTTCGTACCAATATGGTAATTAAAAATTCCATTAAAACCGGAACGCAGTTCTAAACTATAATTATAGTTGTTCGATTTTACTAGTCTTAAATTAGAATTATTTACAATATTCTTAAACTCACTTTTTGAATAACCTAAATCTACTTTTAAATTTGACGAAATATACTTGAAGTAATAATCTAATTTTGTATTGATGCTTATAAACTCACGGTCTTTAATTAGTATTTTTTCTGATTGAGTAAAGTTTT encodes:
- a CDS encoding beta-mannosidase — translated: MTSELPTSFTIHKNWEFKSVEDTDWKSASVPGNIFTDLLDHKLIPDPFIETNEEKVQWVAQKNWEYKTAFTVNEETLQKENINISFEGLDTYAKVYLNNQLITTTSNAFRTYTIDVKKHLKSNNILRIVFTNTAAIETVKEKNNPYQLPEGKRIYTRKAQFQYGWDWGPKMNTSGIWKNVSIKAWNDIKFDDIFIKQKSITANNARLEIEVTIDSDEDKNIMVVTTADKQIYSNHLKIAKGKHTYSVPFDIKNPKLWWTHNLGKPHLYQFDFKLIENNTIKDEKSIKKGIRTIKLITEKDSIGESFYFELNGKPVYMKGANYIPQNSFKNKVTDKKYDKLLSDVVASNMNMLRVWGGGIYENDVFYDLCDEKGILIWQDFMFACAMYPGDKEFLSNVKQEAEDQVKRLRNHASIALWAGNNENAEGWNRWGWQDGRTEKEKKEIWSDYLAVFDSILPKTVAKFSETNYWESSPKFGRGNTKYEFEGDVHDWWVWHDARPFEHFQKQIPRFMSEFGFQSFPSYEAINYINQKEEVDLKTDGIKSHQKHSRGFQLIDEYMLRDYNIPTSDEDYVYISQLLQAKGIVMGIEAHRRAKPYNMGTLFWQLNDCWPAISWSSIDYFGNWKALQYKAKKSFENVLISYEENKQNILTYVINDTFEELNGELKMKMIDFKGNEIWSNSEDISVKENVSQKVATVPNGGIDRKNQVLISEFNGKKSLYFFSKPKELNLPKGEIQKEITKTKTGFSIIIKSAVLQKEVFLFTKNKGHFSDNFFDVLPNEAITIEFATEAASLDDLQIKSLNSIY
- the recN gene encoding DNA repair protein RecN; translation: MLTSLSIQNYALINQLSIDFTDGLSIITGETGAGKSILLGALGLVLGNRADTTILKDTSKKCVVEAHLAISNYNLEDFFNSVDLDYEAQTIIRREILPSGKSRAFVNDTPVNLSVLNELKSKLIDVHSQHQTLELSDTDFQFHMLDALAKNTQKLASYQRGLQQLKVYQKELLKLETQQREANQQYDYNLHLLNELNDANLIVDEQLELEEKLEKLNNVEEIQLNLSEAVHIASADEIGIQTLLNTLENRLLKIAPFSKEYEEISNRITSVKIELDDIVAELEDATELIDSNPNELEKLNDRLQLIYNLQKKHYVNTIPELIGIQEALSVKVDQVENAEGIIHKKQKEIQEVSTKLDEVAMLISSARKKIIPNLKKELEYLLSELGMPEARFSIEVSTSDSFLSNGKDKLSFLFSANKGGSFGELKKVASGGELSRIMLAIKKILSENTQLPTIIFDEIDTGVSGEISNKIAKIMQQMSTQMQVITITHLPQIAAKGNQHYKVFKEDVAGVTTTNLKQLSEDERIVEIAEMLSGKEISDSAITHAKELLN
- a CDS encoding glycosyltransferase, with the protein product MNLNLSIIIPVYNRPNEIDELLESLTQQDFSDDFEVLIVEDGSTVKSETIVEKYTSKLNLKYFFKENSGAGASRNFGMQHANGNYFIILDSDVIVPKQYLAEVKKALELNFTDAFGGPDAAHQSFTSLQKAINYSMTAVLTTGGIRGKKKAVGKFQPRSFNLGLSQIAFNKTKGFADLKVGEDIDLTFRLWENGFETQLIEKAFVYHKRRSTIQQFFKQTFAFGTARPHLNKRYPETAKLTYWFPSLFIIGFDVSVIAAFFGYWQFIAFYGFYFAILFLDSLFQNKNLVVAFLSISTSFTQHLGYGLGFLESKFLKKK